ACCAGGTCAAGGAGGTCCATAGTGGTGCTGATGGTCCAGCCTTTGACCCAGCTGTCGAGTTCCCTCCACATCAGGAGGACGACCTTGACCTCTGTCTTCCAGCCCCTGGCATGGCCTTTCTGGACTTTGACCCCATGTCCTTCCAGTGCAGCCCAGTGAGCCCACCAACAGCTAAATCCGCTCCTCAACGCAAAGCAAGCGTCAACTGTAGGAAGCATGTCAGGGGTTCCAGTGAATCAAAGCCCATCTCCTCGTCCCTCAATAAAGTCCTCAGTGACTCCCAGTCCCCTGACATCAGCCCAGTCCATAGGAAAAGAGGGGAGAAAAAGAAAGTGGCTCGGGTCGTCTCCCCTGTGGTCGAAACAGATgtgcacactgtgtgtgtgtctgccccaCGCTGTGTCTCAGATACTCAGGGGGGTgaatcctcctcccctccacctctggATCTGTGTGAGGCCCAACTAGTGAGTGAAAAGGGGAGTGAGGCTAGGGCACCCTGCCGGCCCCCCAGCCCACCAAGCTTCTCCTCAACTGTCACAGACAGCCTGGCTTCACAAAACCCTCCGGATGCAGGTCAGTGGCACATAAAAAAATTccatttttgttcattttttaaatttgatttatttaactaggcaagtcggttaagaacaaattcttatttacaatgactgcctaacaAAAGGAGGCCTgcgggacgggggctgggatataacaaaaaaaagagacaattcttcacgacaagagacaacactacataaagagacctaagacaacaatatagcaaggcagcaacatatgacagcacaacatggtagcagcacaaaacatggtacacacaattattgggcacagacaaccgcacaaagggcaagaaggtagagacaaccgcacaaagggcaagaaggtagagacaaccatacaaagggcaagaaggtagagacaaccgcacaaagggcaagaaggtagagacaaccgcacaaagggcaagaaggtagagacaaccgcacaaagggcaagaaggtagagacaaccgcacaaagggcaagaaggtagagacaaccgcacaaagggcaagaaggtagagacaaccatacaaagggcaagaaggtagagacaaccgcacaaagggcaagaaggtagagacaaccatacaaagggcaagaaggtagagacaaccgcacaaagggcaagaaggtagagacaaccatACAAGCAGCCgtaactgtcagtaagtgtccatgattgagtctttgttGCACATTAATGATACTGTCGATTGAAAAAGGCTTTACAATGTTTAACATGCATATGTACAGTTATTAATGAGTTTCCTTAATCAAGTTCTTATGGTATTATTCTATGTGTTGTCCCCTCATGTCTGATCACAGCGTTGTTTGTCCTGTCATACTGTAGCAGCATTGTTTGTCTTATGCCTCCCCAGGAACAGATGGGCTTGTGAATTCAGTGTCTGTCCTCCCTCCTCACACTCCGTTGACGAGTGCTGCCCGCAGGCTGGCCCTGGCCCTGGCTGAGTCTGCCCAGAAGGCCACCCTGACCTCCCAGAGGAGGGACACCCAGCCCCCCTATCCTCTCCAGAGACAGGACACCCCCCACCCCCTGGACAGACCCCCACGACCCTCTGTTCTCCAACTCCAACCCTGCTCTCAGGATTACGGTGACCTCAAGGCCTCTTCTCCAGCCACCCTCTTACCCATGGCTGGCACACCAGTTGAGAGTCCTTGTGACCGTTTCTCTGGCCATGAGAGAAAACGGGCCCCTGAAGGACAAGTGGCCATGAGTAACTTCACTCCCACTGTCAGTTCCTTAGAGGCTGGAGCTCTACTGCCGGGCAGCACAGAGGTGAGGGaccagagggaagggagagaccgGCCCCTGGGAGCTGTAAAGACTGTACATCTTCAGACTGTGTCCTCCTCGTATCTCAGTGGTGGGGCCTCGCCTCCCATTCAATCAGTCTGCTCCATTCAGAGCCCGTTAGCTGCTGCTGTCCTTGCTAACACTGACTCAGTCAATGCCTATAACTATCAGACTGTTCTTGCTGAGGCGTCCATGCCAGGGTCTGTGGGGGAGATCCCTCCACATCGTCCTATGCCGTCCTTAGTCAATCAGTACAGcgctgatggagagagagctatGAGGGAGGCTGAAGATGTGTACAGACATCATCGGGTCAATCCAGCAGGACAGGTATCTGGACCTCCTCGGCCTGACTATTTCCTTCCCCACCAGGCAGGGCCCAAGAGCATGTACAAACCCACGTCTGACAGCTGCTACAATACATTAGGCCTCCGGAACTACCCCTCTAACTCCCCCCAGTATAGTGGTCAACCCCAACCCAGGGAAGAGTACAGCTCCAGTGGCCACCACAGATCCAGGGGACAATGGCAGAGGACTGAGGATAGAACCCTGGGCTACCCCGGCATCCGCAGGGCACGCTCCTTCCATGCCCAGCAACCTATTCGTATTGAACTGGCAGACACCCTGTTCTACGTCCAACGTCCAGCTGTCCAGGAAAAGGAGTACAAAAGGCTACTCCAGTCAGATGTCCAACCTCTGCAGCCGTACTTTGAGAATGGCTGTGTTCAGTACCGCTACAGTCCCTATTCAGACGCAGTGCCTCTAGAGGAGTCTTACTACTATGTGGACCCTTACAGGACGAGCCGCATCCGACACAGTCAGTCATACACCATGCGCTCTACCAAGGATTGTGGACATCCTGGTTACCACTACCGTCCCTCACACAACATCCCAACCGCAAAAAGAGAACTCTTCTTAGAGAGCAGGGATCCAGAGCGAGTCATTTACAAGTCCTGGGACCACCCAGAGGGTTGTGACAGACCTGTCTATCAGCCAATCAGGCAAGAGAATAGAGCCAGGCAGAGGCCCCAGGGCCCTATCATGTCTCCTTATGAGAACCTGAATCCTCCCCTCCCACAGAGTGACATCAGGGGCAGAGATATCAGTCACACCAGAAGCAGGTCAGACCCAGGTAATGCCTGGCTGCTGGCCATCGACAGAGTGGACAGCCAACGTGAAGTACCTGCCATGTCTCCAATCTCGCCTGGTCAGCAGCTTTCAGACCCTAGTGATTATATCAGGCACCAGAGGGTTCATTGGCCAGGCGAGGAGCCAGTCCCTCCCAGGAGAGAGAGCGTTACCAGGAGAACCCAGCCCAAGCAGGGCACCCCCCAACGATATCAGCCACAGCATTGCAACGTCCCCATGCTCCTAGATGTTAAGAACGTGGAGCAGGGTGAGGGTGGTCATAGTAGAGGTTGTGACAAGAACACCGTAATTATGGGCAACGCTGCTAACAGCTACTCTGCCCAATTAAAACCAAGCATCCCCAGGAGACCACGATCACAGAGCATCAAAGAGCCTCGTTATTACCACCATGTCAAATCACCTGTGGAACAAGATCACCCTGGGTCCTTCTCCACTCAGCCCCACAGGAGAACTCAGAGCACCAAGGCCATGCCCTCTCATTATAATAACCTGGAGGGGTACTACCCAGCTCCCAAGCCCAAACCCTCAGGATCTGGTAAGGCCATGCCAGGGCCGTTCCCTGGCCACGGCTGCATGCCCCCACACAGCCACAGACTGCTGTCACATGGCCTAGGGGGCCACGGGGCCTTTCTGCAGACAGGCCACAGGCCGGAAGCTGGAGTCTATGCTGAGTGATTCAGTCCTCTAATCACACCAGCAGCTAAAAGAGGCCAGCTTGGTAAACATCTCCAACTCAACAGATGAATGTTCATgtttataaaaatgtaaaaaattcatAGACATATCCCTTCAAACTGTTTTTAAGAAAATGTTGAATTGACACGAATGGGTGGGTCATACCGTTGGTAACATGTAGATAGCAAAGAAAGAGGGAAATTATTTTCTCAAACTAAGAGGTGAGATTTTGAAAGCTTGTTTTAGGAAATAGTTTATGAAGGTGTTGTACAATTTTCATTTAATGTCCGTGAGATAATATTGTCCAACAAACAGAAAATGCCATTTGAAATGTCTGCCAAATATTGTTAATCTTATGAGCAATAATAATCTAAGATATGTCTTACTGGGCCTACTGCCAGCGTGATATTGTTTGCCTAGATCATTTATGCCCTAACTGAAGAAACATGCACTTTTTAAGAATTCTAGCATCTGAGAACCCTGTATAGATCCTTGACTTTTTATGTTTTGCAATTCCACTGATTCTTCACTGAAGGTGTTTGGTAACATTGGCACTTGTGGTGTTATTTAGTTCATACAATAATGGAAGACACTGAGGACATTTCTTCACCTGCACGTCTCCCACCTTCACAAAACAGGACACTCAGACATGGAAAGATTAAGGAGCATGGAGGATTGTGACCACAGTTGGGGTCCATCTAATGTCATGTTACCAGGATAAATAACTTCCAAACATGTACGTGTGCTGCAAATGTGAAAGAAGTGTACAGAATGTCAATGCACTCCTCACATTAACAGGAAGCTATGATGTTGTATTATGAGGACATTCATTTCTCTCTTTGTAGGCATATTTTAATGGTATGTTATGTTTTAACTGTTGTTTTACTCTATTGTTATAGTTTTTTATTCATTAACGATATTATTTAAAACCACCCTCTGTAAATGAGATATTGCTAAAGACATTTCGTTTTTTCCATGAGATAatctaaataaaaatgtaaaacatactATGACATTGTGGCTGGGTTTATTTGATATTTTGTTAATGGGAATGCACATCTAAGTAATTGGTTGAAGCAACAATGCATACTCACTGGGCCTTGCATTTGCTACCATGCAGATTCAGAAGTTTAAGCATTAGACTGCAGAGGGCACTGCAGTATTGCAGAAAAAGTGGTTCCCTAATAATGTCTCTGAATCTTTAGTGAAGATTGAACTCGATTTTTCATTTTGAATCCATTTTTGTCCTAAAGTCTCTCTCATTTCTTAGATGTGTAGTGTATTACTACACACAACAGTGACTGTAGTTGTTTCCCAATAGTATCTCATTAGCATAGACAAATCTGACAACTTCTGAAAATCTAGTATTTTTGTTCATGCATCCTCTCCCCTTGATCTGTCATCCATATCCAAGGAAACTGCCAGTGCAAATTTAGGAACAAATCATTCAGGATAATTTTATCCGTAGTCTGCCGAGCAAATCGGGAAtattcccagaacattagctaacATTCCAATTAAGTTCTAGTTAGGGTTTGAACCAGTATCTGGGCAGAGGAGACGATGACTGACGAGATCTCCTCTGCCCAGAAAGCTACCATTTCAAGCTACCATTCACCAGCTCTGCAAGCGTTATGTCAAAATAAGTTTGGTACTCACCAAATATGCCTGGCCTGCCCATCAACTATCATCATTTACTGTCGTTACGCCCGGTTTGTACTTACAAAAAAGGTAGAAATAAAAATTCACAGGATAACGTCCCACAAACATTCAAAGAATGTTTTTCACCATCAAATCATTTTTGACTAGAATTTCTAACATTCAAATGTTGTTCACAACATCTGTAAAATCTAC
Above is a window of Oncorhynchus kisutch isolate 150728-3 linkage group LG18, Okis_V2, whole genome shotgun sequence DNA encoding:
- the LOC109909153 gene encoding rho GTPase-activating protein 32 isoform X2, which translates into the protein MSLCITPDEDKNQPDPYKSTIPTDKSPQGSTMAMVRNDELTELPVEPEPTLRSCISTASMKVKNVKKLTFPRGHFPRLAECAHFHYETVDFGTVQLSFAEEQTEGQKACLDSKEPLYLVQICCQSRSWLVKRSYEDFRVLDKHLHLCIYDRRFSKLNELPRFDYLKDTVEEITKMLAAYLSHLSAIADNKINCGPVLTWMEIDNKGNRMLVAEESSINVPAIAAAHVIKRYIAQATDELTFEVGDIVSVIDMPPKEDTGWWRGKHGFQVGFFPCDCVELISDRIPTCVSSSVSKPVCKKHGKLVTFLRSFMKSRPPPQKLRQRGILRERVFGCDLGEHLLNSEHDVPQVIKCCTEFIERHGVVDGMYRLSGISSNIQKLRHEFDSEEIPDLSRDVFKQDIHSVGSLCKLYFRELPNPLLTYQLYERFSEAVSAATDEERLVKIHNVIQQLPPPHYRTLEFLMRHLSQLATFSPITNMHTKNLAIVWAPNLLRSKQIESACFSGTAAFMEVRIQSVVVEFIMNNTESLFSRKVNAHNRESTGTSTLSRPKSLLVCSPSTKLLSLEEAQARTQAQLGSPVPTPVLSHSEYIEVGEGPGALMGKFHTVIALPTESKRAPGKLKKSPVGSWRSFFHLGKSSSMTSKRKLKRHPSEPNEIKSIALPGGRGDSGTLRSTKSEESLTSLHNLEREPQMYRLPRPHSTSDALSTAFRDDLCDARVKGDHYNNQVKEVHSGADGPAFDPAVEFPPHQEDDLDLCLPAPGMAFLDFDPMSFQCSPVSPPTAKSAPQRKASVNCRKHVRGSSESKPISSSLNKVLSDSQSPDISPVHRKRGEKKKVARVVSPVVETDVHTVCVSAPRCVSDTQGGESSSPPPLDLCEAQLVSEKGSEARAPCRPPSPPSFSSTVTDSLASQNPPDAGTDGLVNSVSVLPPHTPLTSAARRLALALAESAQKATLTSQRRDTQPPYPLQRQDTPHPLDRPPRPSVLQLQPCSQDYGDLKASSPATLLPMAGTPVESPCDRFSGHERKRAPEGQVAMSNFTPTVSSLEAGALLPGSTEVRDQREGRDRPLGAVKTVHLQTVSSSYLSGGASPPIQSVCSIQSPLAAAVLANTDSVNAYNYQTVLAEASMPGSVGEIPPHRPMPSLVNQYSADGERAMREAEDVYRHHRVNPAGQVSGPPRPDYFLPHQAGPKSMYKPTSDSCYNTLGLRNYPSNSPQYSGQPQPREEYSSSGHHRSRGQWQRTEDRTLGYPGIRRARSFHAQQPIRIELADTLFYVQRPAVQEKEYKRLLQSDVQPLQPYFENGCVQYRYSPYSDAVPLEESYYYVDPYRTSRIRHSQSYTMRSTKDCGHPGYHYRPSHNIPTAKRELFLESRDPERVIYKSWDHPEGCDRPVYQPIRQENRARQRPQGPIMSPYENLNPPLPQSDIRGRDISHTRSRSDPGNAWLLAIDRVDSQREVPAMSPISPGQQLSDPSDYIRHQRVHWPGEEPVPPRRESVTRRTQPKQGTPQRYQPQHCNVPMLLDVKNVEQGEGGHSRGCDKNTVIMGNAANSYSAQLKPSIPRRPRSQSIKEPRYYHHVKSPVEQDHPGSFSTQPHRRTQSTKAMPSHYNNLEGYYPAPKPKPSGSGKAMPGPFPGHGCMPPHSHRLLSHGLGGHGAFLQTGHRPEAGVYAE
- the LOC109909153 gene encoding rho GTPase-activating protein 32 isoform X3, translating into MLAAYLSHLSAIADNKINCGPVLTWMEIDNKGNRMLVAEESSINVPAIAAAHVIKRYIAQATDELTFEVGDIVSVIDMPPKEDTGWWRGKHGFQVGFFPCDCVELISDRIPTCVSSSVSKPVCKKHGKLVTFLRSFMKSRPPPQKLRQRGILRERVFGCDLGEHLLNSEHDVPQVIKCCTEFIERHGVVDGMYRLSGISSNIQKLRHEFDSEEIPDLSRDVFKQDIHSVGSLCKLYFRELPNPLLTYQLYERFSEAVSAATDEERLVKIHNVIQQLPPPHYRTLEFLMRHLSQLATFSPITNMHTKNLAIVWAPNLLRSKQIESACFSGTAAFMEVRIQSVVVEFIMNNTESLFSRKVNAHNRESTGTSTLSRPKSLLVCSPSTKLLSLEEAQARTQAQLGSPVPTPVLSHSEYIEVGEGPGALMGKFHTVIALPTESKRAPGKLKKSPVGSWRSFFHLGKSSSMTSKRKLKRHPSEPNEIKSIALPGGRGDSGTLRSTKSEESLTSLHNLEREPQMYRLPRPHSTSDALSTAFRDDLCDARVKGDHYNNQVKEVHSGADGPAFDPAVEFPPHQEDDLDLCLPAPGMAFLDFDPMSFQCSPVSPPTAKSAPQRKASVNCRKHVRGSSESKPISSSLNKVLSDSQSPDISPVHRKRGEKKKVARVVSPVVETDVHTVCVSAPRCVSDTQGGESSSPPPLDLCEAQLVSEKGSEARAPCRPPSPPSFSSTVTDSLASQNPPDAGTDGLVNSVSVLPPHTPLTSAARRLALALAESAQKATLTSQRRDTQPPYPLQRQDTPHPLDRPPRPSVLQLQPCSQDYGDLKASSPATLLPMAGTPVESPCDRFSGHERKRAPEGQVAMSNFTPTVSSLEAGALLPGSTEVRDQREGRDRPLGAVKTVHLQTVSSSYLSGGASPPIQSVCSIQSPLAAAVLANTDSVNAYNYQTVLAEASMPGSVGEIPPHRPMPSLVNQYSADGERAMREAEDVYRHHRVNPAGQVSGPPRPDYFLPHQAGPKSMYKPTSDSCYNTLGLRNYPSNSPQYSGQPQPREEYSSSGHHRSRGQWQRTEDRTLGYPGIRRARSFHAQQPIRIELADTLFYVQRPAVQEKEYKRLLQSDVQPLQPYFENGCVQYRYSPYSDAVPLEESYYYVDPYRTSRIRHSQSYTMRSTKDCGHPGYHYRPSHNIPTAKRELFLESRDPERVIYKSWDHPEGCDRPVYQPIRQENRARQRPQGPIMSPYENLNPPLPQSDIRGRDISHTRSRSDPGNAWLLAIDRVDSQREVPAMSPISPGQQLSDPSDYIRHQRVHWPGEEPVPPRRESVTRRTQPKQGTPQRYQPQHCNVPMLLDVKNVEQGEGGHSRGCDKNTVIMGNAANSYSAQLKPSIPRRPRSQSIKEPRYYHHVKSPVEQDHPGSFSTQPHRRTQSTKAMPSHYNNLEGYYPAPKPKPSGSGKAMPGPFPGHGCMPPHSHRLLSHGLGGHGAFLQTGHRPEAGVYAE
- the LOC109909153 gene encoding rho GTPase-activating protein 32 isoform X1 — translated: MMEAGCGVAAVIGNASSGPQGKPGSGDVLEGAMSLCITPDEDKNQPDPYKSTIPTDKSPQGSTMAMVRNDELTELPVEPEPTLRSCISTASMKVKNVKKLTFPRGHFPRLAECAHFHYETVDFGTVQLSFAEEQTEGQKACLDSKEPLYLVQICCQSRSWLVKRSYEDFRVLDKHLHLCIYDRRFSKLNELPRFDYLKDTVEEITKMLAAYLSHLSAIADNKINCGPVLTWMEIDNKGNRMLVAEESSINVPAIAAAHVIKRYIAQATDELTFEVGDIVSVIDMPPKEDTGWWRGKHGFQVGFFPCDCVELISDRIPTCVSSSVSKPVCKKHGKLVTFLRSFMKSRPPPQKLRQRGILRERVFGCDLGEHLLNSEHDVPQVIKCCTEFIERHGVVDGMYRLSGISSNIQKLRHEFDSEEIPDLSRDVFKQDIHSVGSLCKLYFRELPNPLLTYQLYERFSEAVSAATDEERLVKIHNVIQQLPPPHYRTLEFLMRHLSQLATFSPITNMHTKNLAIVWAPNLLRSKQIESACFSGTAAFMEVRIQSVVVEFIMNNTESLFSRKVNAHNRESTGTSTLSRPKSLLVCSPSTKLLSLEEAQARTQAQLGSPVPTPVLSHSEYIEVGEGPGALMGKFHTVIALPTESKRAPGKLKKSPVGSWRSFFHLGKSSSMTSKRKLKRHPSEPNEIKSIALPGGRGDSGTLRSTKSEESLTSLHNLEREPQMYRLPRPHSTSDALSTAFRDDLCDARVKGDHYNNQVKEVHSGADGPAFDPAVEFPPHQEDDLDLCLPAPGMAFLDFDPMSFQCSPVSPPTAKSAPQRKASVNCRKHVRGSSESKPISSSLNKVLSDSQSPDISPVHRKRGEKKKVARVVSPVVETDVHTVCVSAPRCVSDTQGGESSSPPPLDLCEAQLVSEKGSEARAPCRPPSPPSFSSTVTDSLASQNPPDAGTDGLVNSVSVLPPHTPLTSAARRLALALAESAQKATLTSQRRDTQPPYPLQRQDTPHPLDRPPRPSVLQLQPCSQDYGDLKASSPATLLPMAGTPVESPCDRFSGHERKRAPEGQVAMSNFTPTVSSLEAGALLPGSTEVRDQREGRDRPLGAVKTVHLQTVSSSYLSGGASPPIQSVCSIQSPLAAAVLANTDSVNAYNYQTVLAEASMPGSVGEIPPHRPMPSLVNQYSADGERAMREAEDVYRHHRVNPAGQVSGPPRPDYFLPHQAGPKSMYKPTSDSCYNTLGLRNYPSNSPQYSGQPQPREEYSSSGHHRSRGQWQRTEDRTLGYPGIRRARSFHAQQPIRIELADTLFYVQRPAVQEKEYKRLLQSDVQPLQPYFENGCVQYRYSPYSDAVPLEESYYYVDPYRTSRIRHSQSYTMRSTKDCGHPGYHYRPSHNIPTAKRELFLESRDPERVIYKSWDHPEGCDRPVYQPIRQENRARQRPQGPIMSPYENLNPPLPQSDIRGRDISHTRSRSDPGNAWLLAIDRVDSQREVPAMSPISPGQQLSDPSDYIRHQRVHWPGEEPVPPRRESVTRRTQPKQGTPQRYQPQHCNVPMLLDVKNVEQGEGGHSRGCDKNTVIMGNAANSYSAQLKPSIPRRPRSQSIKEPRYYHHVKSPVEQDHPGSFSTQPHRRTQSTKAMPSHYNNLEGYYPAPKPKPSGSGKAMPGPFPGHGCMPPHSHRLLSHGLGGHGAFLQTGHRPEAGVYAE